From the Micromonospora echinospora genome, the window TTCCTGGTCGGCATCGTCGCGCTCGTCTTCGCCAGCCTGTGGATTGCGGGCAAGTCGTGACCGAGCGAATCGTCGGATTCAGCGCCGCGGTGCCCACGCTCGGCACCGCCCGTAGCGAGGTGACGGCATGAGCACGCACACCGAGAAGTCGGCTCGGGAGCCGATCGACCTGGACGACCCGGAGCTGACCCGGTTCGACGTCGTCCAGGAGGGGCTGCGCCGGGACGACATCGAGATCGTCCACTACGAGCCGCAGTTCGTCCCGGGCAGCAAGGCCGAGCGCCGCACCACCCGCCTGGTCGCCTCCTTCTTCCTGCTGACCGGGCTCGCCGCGACCGCCTTCCTGGTGGTCTACATCTGGTGGCCCTGGCAGTACGAGCCGGGTCACGGCGGGGACAAGTTCTACACCCCGCTGCTCGGCCTGACGCTCGGCGTGGCCCTGCTCGGCATCGGCTTCGGCATCCTCACCTGGGGCAAGAAGCTGCTGCCCAAGGAGGTCGCCATCCAGGACCGGCACGAGGGCGAGGTGGACCAGGAGGGTCGCAAGATCACTGGGCAGACCATGCTCTTCGTCGCCGACGAGCTGGGCGTGAAGCGTCGTCCGCTGCTGGGGATCTCGCTGCTGGCCGGTCTCGCGCCGGTCGGCGCGGTCGCCGCCGCGCCGCTGGTCGGTGGCCTGATCAAGCAGCCGCACGAGAACAACCAGATGTTCACCACCGGCTTCCACCCCGGTGAGAACGGCGAGAAGATCCGCCTGGTCCGCGAGGACGGCCGCCCGGTCCGTCCGGCCGATGTCAGCGCCGGTGGCCAGATCACCGTCTTCCCCGGCATCGAGCACGGGGTGAGCAACAAGCACGCCGACTCGGTGACGCTGCTGATCCACCTGCGGGAGTCCGACGCCGTCGAGGCGCGTGCGGCCAACGAGCGGGAGGGCCACGGCGACTACATGTGGGGCAACTACGCCGCGTACTCCAAGATCTGCACGCACGCGGGCTGCCCGGCCAGCCTCTACGAGCAGCAGACCAACCGGCTGCTCTGCCCCTGCCACCAGTCGCAGTTCCTGATCACCGACAACGCCCGACCCATCTTCGGTCCGGCCAGCCGCCGCCTGCCGCAGCTGCCGATCGAGGTGGACGACGAGGGCTTCTTCGTGGCAAAGTCCGACTACACCGAGACCGTCGGGCCCGACTTCTGGGAGCGGCCATGAAGCGCCGAAAGTTTGACATGGCAGCGGTGCCGGGAAAGGCGGCTGCCGGAGTTGACGACCGGTTCGGCGTGTCGACCCCGCTGCGCCGGGTGCTCAACAAGGTCTTCCCCGACCACTGGTCCTTCCTTCTGGGCGAGATCGCGCTCTTCTCGTTCATCGTCCTGCTGCTGACCGGTGTCTTCCTGACCTTCTTCTTCGAGCCCGCGCTCACCGAGGTCATCTACAACGGCAGCTACGCGCCGCTGCGCGGCACGCCGATGTCGGCGGCCTACGCCTCCAGCCTGGACATCTCGTTCGACGTCCGGGGCGGCCTGATCATGCGGCAGATGCACCACTGGTCCGCCCTGCTGTTCATGGCCGCGATCGTGGTGCACATGCTCCGGGTCTTCTTCACCGGCGCGTTCCGCAAGCCGCGTGAGGCCAACTGGATCATCGGTTCGCTGCTCTTCTGGGTGGGCTTCCTGGCCGGCTTCACCGGCTACTCGCTCCCGGACGACGGCCTCTCCGGCACCGGCCTGCGGATCGCCTCGGCGATCATGCTCTCCATCCCGGTGATCGGCTCCTGGGTCACCTCGTCGATCTTCGGTGGCGAGTTCCCCGGCGACATCATCATCAGCCGGTTCTACATCGCCCACGTGCTGCTGATCCCCGGCCTGCTGGTGGCGCTGATCGGTGCCCACGTCGGCCTGGTCTTCAAGCAGAAGCACACCCAATGGCCCGGCCCCGGCCGGACCAACGACAACGTGGTCGGCGAGCGGATGTTCCCGCGCTACGCGCTCAAGCAGGGCGGCTTCTTCATGGTCGTCTTCGGCGTCATCGCGCTGATGGGCGGTCTGTTCCAGATCAACCCGATCTGGCTGTTCGGCCCGTACGAGGCGTGGGTGGTGTCGGCGGCGAGCCAGCCCGACTGGTACGTCATGTTCCTCGACGGCTCGACCCGACTGATGCCCGCCTGGGAGATCAACATCCCGATCGGCGACGGCTACGTGATCCCACCGCTGTTCTGGCCGACGGTGGTGCTACCCGGCATCCTGGTGGGTCTGTCGATGCTCTATCCGTTCGTCGAGGCCCGCCAACTCAAGGA encodes:
- a CDS encoding cytochrome b yields the protein MKRRKFDMAAVPGKAAAGVDDRFGVSTPLRRVLNKVFPDHWSFLLGEIALFSFIVLLLTGVFLTFFFEPALTEVIYNGSYAPLRGTPMSAAYASSLDISFDVRGGLIMRQMHHWSALLFMAAIVVHMLRVFFTGAFRKPREANWIIGSLLFWVGFLAGFTGYSLPDDGLSGTGLRIASAIMLSIPVIGSWVTSSIFGGEFPGDIIISRFYIAHVLLIPGLLVALIGAHVGLVFKQKHTQWPGPGRTNDNVVGERMFPRYALKQGGFFMVVFGVIALMGGLFQINPIWLFGPYEAWVVSAASQPDWYVMFLDGSTRLMPAWEINIPIGDGYVIPPLFWPTVVLPGILVGLSMLYPFVEARQLKDYRAHNLLQRPRDVPHRTGLGAMAIAFYLVLTLSGANDVIADKFLISLNAMTWAGRIGLLILPPLAYYVTYRICLGLQQHDREVLAHGVETGIIRRLPDGRFEEVHQPLSAVDGHGHGELEYVGWVVPKKMNRLGALGPAIKGFFYPIEKPVEAPVSPGHPPVEARPEREEIGSGPSRH
- a CDS encoding ubiquinol-cytochrome c reductase iron-sulfur subunit, which gives rise to MSTHTEKSAREPIDLDDPELTRFDVVQEGLRRDDIEIVHYEPQFVPGSKAERRTTRLVASFFLLTGLAATAFLVVYIWWPWQYEPGHGGDKFYTPLLGLTLGVALLGIGFGILTWGKKLLPKEVAIQDRHEGEVDQEGRKITGQTMLFVADELGVKRRPLLGISLLAGLAPVGAVAAAPLVGGLIKQPHENNQMFTTGFHPGENGEKIRLVREDGRPVRPADVSAGGQITVFPGIEHGVSNKHADSVTLLIHLRESDAVEARAANEREGHGDYMWGNYAAYSKICTHAGCPASLYEQQTNRLLCPCHQSQFLITDNARPIFGPASRRLPQLPIEVDDEGFFVAKSDYTETVGPDFWERP